Proteins encoded in a region of the Streptomyces akebiae genome:
- a CDS encoding SCO1417 family MocR-like transcription factor, protein MAQWTSAVGAAQLARLLTSQQERPAGPGTRRPPAYRALADGIRLLVLEGRVPVAARLPAERELALSLSVSRTTVAAAYEALRTEGFLESRRGAGSWTAVPAGKPLPARGLEPLPPEALGSMIDLGCAALPAPEPWLTRAVQGALEELPPYAHTHGDYPAGLPALRSMLADRYTARGIPTMPEQIMVTTGAMGAMDAICHLFAGRGERIAVESPSYANILQLMREAGARLVPVAMADGLAGWDMDRWRQVLRDAAPRLAYVVADFHNPTGALADEDRRRGLVDAARGAGTVLVADETMSELWLDDVEMPRPVCAFDPAGSTVITVGSASKAFWAGMRIGWVRAAPDVIRSLVAARAYADLGTPVLEQLAVNWLMSTGGWTQAVGVRREQARENRDALVAAVRRELPDWEFSEPRGGLTLWVRTGGLSGSRLAEVGERVGVRVPSGPRFGVDGAFEGYVRLPFTVGGAVAEEAAARLAAAARLVRDGASGGGEGPRTFVA, encoded by the coding sequence ATGGCGCAGTGGACTTCGGCGGTCGGCGCGGCGCAGCTCGCGCGGCTGCTCACCTCGCAGCAGGAGCGTCCCGCCGGCCCCGGCACCCGCCGCCCGCCCGCCTACCGTGCGCTCGCCGACGGGATCCGTCTGCTGGTGCTGGAGGGCCGTGTGCCCGTCGCCGCCCGGCTGCCCGCCGAGCGGGAGCTGGCGCTCTCCCTCTCCGTGAGCCGTACGACCGTCGCGGCGGCCTACGAGGCGCTGCGCACGGAGGGGTTCCTGGAGTCCCGGCGGGGAGCGGGCAGTTGGACCGCGGTACCGGCGGGGAAGCCGTTGCCCGCGCGTGGCCTGGAGCCGCTGCCCCCCGAGGCGCTCGGCTCGATGATCGACCTGGGCTGTGCCGCCCTGCCCGCTCCCGAGCCCTGGCTCACCCGGGCCGTGCAGGGCGCGTTGGAGGAACTGCCGCCCTACGCCCACACGCACGGCGACTACCCGGCCGGACTGCCCGCCCTGCGCTCCATGCTCGCCGACCGGTACACCGCGCGCGGCATTCCGACGATGCCCGAGCAGATCATGGTGACCACCGGCGCGATGGGCGCCATGGACGCCATCTGCCACCTCTTCGCCGGGCGCGGTGAGCGGATCGCGGTGGAGTCGCCGTCGTACGCCAACATCCTGCAGTTGATGCGGGAGGCGGGGGCGCGGCTGGTGCCGGTCGCCATGGCGGACGGGCTCGCCGGGTGGGACATGGACCGGTGGCGTCAGGTGCTGCGGGACGCGGCGCCCCGACTGGCGTACGTCGTCGCCGACTTCCACAACCCGACGGGGGCGCTCGCCGACGAGGACCGTCGGCGGGGGCTCGTCGACGCGGCTCGGGGTGCCGGGACGGTGCTCGTCGCGGACGAGACGATGAGCGAGCTGTGGCTCGACGACGTGGAGATGCCGCGGCCCGTGTGCGCCTTCGATCCGGCGGGGTCCACGGTGATCACGGTCGGGTCGGCCAGCAAGGCGTTCTGGGCGGGGATGCGGATCGGGTGGGTGCGGGCGGCGCCGGATGTGATCCGGAGTCTGGTCGCGGCTCGGGCGTACGCGGATCTGGGGACGCCCGTGTTGGAGCAGTTGGCCGTGAACTGGCTGATGAGCACGGGGGGTTGGACGCAGGCCGTGGGGGTGCGGCGGGAGCAGGCCAGGGAGAACCGGGACGCCTTGGTGGCCGCGGTGCGCCGGGAGCTGCCGGACTGGGAGTTCTCGGAGCCTCGGGGTGGGCTGACGCTGTGGGTCCGCACCGGGGGGCTCTCGGGGTCGCGGCTCGCCGAGGTGGGGGAGCGGGTGGGGGTTCGGGTGCCGTCCGGGCCTCGGTTCGGGGTGGACGGGGCGTTCGAGGGGTATGTGCGGCTGCCGTTCACCGTGGGGGGAGCGGTGGCCGAGGAGGCGGCGGCGCGGCTGGCGGCGGCGGCGCGGTTGGTGCGGGACGGGGCGTCCGGCGGGGGCGAGGGGCCGCGGACGTTCGTGGCGTGA
- a CDS encoding HEAT repeat domain-containing protein: protein MFEPVIAPSGTLLGLLQRGRGDGTLHALTAPRAEALAALNHCVLSDPRHDWQVENRSLYYARLYLDLSGELDEIERHLFDAEDVLDTDESRTGLALAVLGHLASYGRRDALELLRRYAAVGTSWAWALDELALRDDDEGLRSLAEPVLARFTTDPEGEAELAATVRDAFEPRPWRLWADDPREAIATRVRAAQETGCFDRWQRQMRPSGPRPGWSVRAVFEWAQQGIERGAVLHVPAARCLTAVAGPEDRPEILSAARSGDDGARCTALRYLADGNDPDALDLIEGAVTDGTAMVVEAAVDAFERMRSVAAVDRARGWVHRPDPLGAAAGRMLACLGGAKDGDLVLGALREAVRGEGPDAMTLWTLVDGAGRLGIVCAAPVLRHIYRETASSHLRGRAARALAATDPSFAAGFAVECLWDCEETTREIAARHAETGDARVVDQLRRLAADPAEEDDVQTAVRSRIGPDMPAV from the coding sequence ATGTTCGAACCGGTCATAGCGCCCAGCGGTACGCTGCTCGGCCTGCTGCAGCGGGGCCGCGGCGACGGCACCCTGCACGCGCTCACCGCCCCGCGGGCCGAGGCGCTCGCGGCACTGAACCACTGTGTGCTGAGCGACCCCCGCCACGACTGGCAGGTGGAGAACCGCTCCCTGTACTACGCCCGTCTCTACCTCGATCTGAGCGGCGAGCTCGACGAGATCGAGCGGCACCTCTTCGACGCCGAGGACGTGCTCGACACCGACGAGTCGCGCACCGGGCTTGCCCTCGCGGTCCTCGGGCACCTCGCCTCGTACGGCAGGCGGGACGCACTCGAACTGCTGCGCAGGTACGCCGCCGTGGGCACCAGCTGGGCCTGGGCCCTGGACGAGCTGGCCCTCAGGGACGACGACGAGGGGCTGCGCTCCCTCGCCGAACCCGTCCTGGCCCGCTTCACCACCGATCCGGAGGGCGAGGCCGAGCTGGCCGCCACCGTCCGCGACGCCTTCGAACCACGGCCCTGGCGGCTGTGGGCCGACGATCCCCGCGAGGCGATCGCCACCCGCGTGCGCGCCGCCCAGGAGACGGGCTGTTTCGACCGCTGGCAGCGACAGATGCGGCCGAGCGGACCCCGGCCGGGGTGGAGCGTCAGGGCCGTGTTCGAGTGGGCCCAGCAGGGCATCGAACGTGGCGCGGTGCTCCATGTGCCGGCCGCCCGGTGTCTGACCGCCGTCGCGGGCCCCGAGGATCGGCCCGAGATCCTCTCCGCCGCCAGGTCGGGCGACGACGGCGCCCGTTGCACCGCGTTGCGCTACCTCGCCGACGGCAACGATCCCGACGCCCTCGACCTGATCGAGGGCGCCGTGACCGACGGTACGGCGATGGTCGTGGAGGCCGCCGTCGACGCCTTCGAACGGATGCGCAGTGTGGCCGCCGTCGACCGGGCACGCGGCTGGGTGCACCGGCCCGATCCGCTCGGCGCCGCGGCCGGACGGATGCTCGCCTGCCTCGGTGGGGCCAAGGACGGCGACCTGGTCCTCGGCGCGCTGCGCGAGGCCGTGCGCGGCGAAGGACCGGACGCGATGACCCTGTGGACGCTCGTCGACGGCGCCGGGCGCCTGGGCATCGTCTGCGCCGCGCCCGTCCTGCGCCACATCTACCGCGAGACCGCCTCCTCCCACCTCCGCGGCCGCGCCGCCCGAGCGCTCGCCGCCACCGACCCCTCCTTCGCGGCCGGGTTCGCCGTCGAGTGCCTCTGGGACTGCGAGGAGACCACCCGCGAGATCGCCGCCCGGCACGCCGAGACGGGAGACGCGCGAGTCGTCGACCAACTCCGCAGGCTCGCCGCCGACCCGGCCGAGGAGGACGACGTACAGACAGCCGTACGCAGTCGGATCGGTCCTGACATGCCCGCAGTGTGA
- the yczE gene encoding membrane protein YczE — MVQLYIGLALYGASSALLVQAGLGLEPWNVLHQGLAELTGLTIGVVSIVVGAVVLLLWIPLRQRPGLGTVSNVFVVGIAMDATLALVPEAHTMVVRIPLLAAGIVLNGAATGLYIAARFGPGPRDGLMTGLHRRTGRSLRLMRTAVEVAVLASGFALGGTVGVGTLLYALCIGPLAQFSLRVFAVPSESGSTVVATGPSKRAILPG; from the coding sequence TTGGTCCAGCTCTACATCGGTCTCGCGCTGTACGGCGCCAGCTCCGCGCTCCTCGTACAGGCCGGTCTCGGACTGGAGCCCTGGAACGTGCTGCACCAGGGCCTGGCGGAGCTGACCGGGCTGACCATCGGGGTGGTGTCGATCGTCGTGGGGGCGGTGGTGCTGCTCCTGTGGATCCCGCTCCGCCAGCGCCCGGGCCTCGGCACGGTCTCCAACGTCTTCGTGGTGGGCATCGCGATGGATGCCACCCTGGCGCTGGTGCCGGAGGCGCACACCATGGTCGTCCGGATACCCCTGCTGGCCGCCGGGATCGTACTGAACGGCGCGGCGACCGGGCTCTACATCGCGGCCCGCTTCGGCCCGGGCCCGCGTGACGGCCTGATGACGGGGCTGCACCGGCGTACCGGCCGCTCGCTCCGGCTGATGCGGACGGCCGTGGAGGTGGCGGTGCTGGCGAGCGGCTTCGCCCTCGGCGGCACGGTCGGGGTGGGCACCCTGCTCTACGCCCTCTGCATAGGCCCCCTCGCCCAGTTCTCCCTGCGGGTGTTCGCCGTACCCTCGGAATCCGGCAGCACGGTCGTCGCCACCGGTCCATCGAAGCGAGCCATACTGCCCGGGTGA
- a CDS encoding amidohydrolase, whose product MSDRTAPSNTVLLRGGEVHSPADPFATAMVVERGQIAWVGSEGAADAFAAGVDEVVDLEGALVTPAFTDAHVHTTATGLALTGLDLSAAPSLEAALLLVREFAAARPSDRVLLGHGWDAARWPGGRPPTRAELDEATGGRPLYLSRIDVHSAVVTTALLDLVPGADAFVDGPLTRDAHHAVRATALGAVTPAQRIEAQRAALAHAASLGIGSVHECAGPEISSEDDFTGLLRLAAEEPGPRVVGYWAERDVEKARALGAVGAAGDLFVDGALGSHTACLHEPYADAAHTGTAYLDAGAVAAHVVACTEAGLQAGFHAIGDAAVASVVEGVREAAEKVGLARVRAARHRVEHAEMLTPDTVAAFAELGLTASVQPAFDALWGGEEGMYAQRLGVDRARTLNPFAALLRAGVPLAFGSDSPVTALDPWGTVRAAAFHRTPEHRVSVRAAFTAHTRGGWRAIGRDDAGVLVPGAPADYAVWRTGELVVQAPDDRVARWSTDPRSGTPGLPDLSPGSDLPVCLRTVVAGRTVFVRPGE is encoded by the coding sequence ATGAGTGATCGCACCGCCCCGTCGAACACCGTGTTGCTCCGCGGTGGAGAAGTCCACAGCCCCGCCGACCCGTTCGCCACCGCGATGGTCGTGGAGCGCGGCCAGATCGCCTGGGTCGGCTCCGAGGGTGCAGCCGACGCCTTCGCGGCCGGCGTCGACGAGGTGGTGGACCTCGAAGGTGCCCTGGTCACCCCGGCCTTCACCGACGCCCACGTGCACACCACCGCCACCGGCCTCGCGCTCACCGGTCTCGACCTCTCCGCCGCCCCCTCCCTGGAGGCCGCGCTCCTTCTCGTACGGGAATTCGCAGCCGCCCGTCCCTCCGACCGCGTCCTCCTCGGTCACGGCTGGGACGCCGCCCGCTGGCCCGGGGGCCGCCCCCCGACCCGCGCCGAACTCGACGAGGCCACCGGCGGACGCCCGCTCTACCTGAGCCGGATCGACGTCCACTCGGCCGTCGTGACCACCGCCCTGCTGGACCTGGTCCCGGGCGCCGACGCCTTCGTGGACGGCCCGCTCACCCGCGACGCCCACCACGCCGTACGTGCCACCGCCCTCGGGGCCGTCACCCCCGCCCAGCGCATCGAGGCCCAGCGCGCCGCGCTCGCCCACGCCGCCTCGCTCGGCATCGGCTCGGTCCATGAGTGCGCGGGACCCGAGATCTCCTCCGAGGACGACTTCACGGGGCTGTTGCGGCTCGCCGCCGAGGAGCCCGGCCCGCGCGTGGTCGGCTACTGGGCGGAGCGCGACGTCGAGAAGGCGCGCGCCCTCGGCGCGGTCGGCGCCGCCGGTGACCTCTTCGTCGACGGCGCCCTCGGCTCGCACACGGCGTGCCTGCACGAGCCGTACGCCGACGCCGCCCACACCGGCACGGCCTACCTGGACGCCGGCGCCGTCGCCGCCCATGTCGTCGCCTGCACGGAGGCGGGGCTCCAGGCGGGCTTCCACGCCATCGGGGACGCCGCGGTGGCCTCGGTGGTCGAAGGCGTGCGGGAGGCGGCCGAGAAGGTCGGCCTGGCCCGTGTGCGGGCGGCCCGGCACCGTGTCGAGCACGCCGAGATGCTCACCCCGGACACCGTCGCCGCCTTCGCCGAACTCGGCCTCACCGCCTCCGTCCAGCCCGCGTTCGACGCGCTGTGGGGCGGGGAGGAGGGCATGTACGCCCAGCGGCTCGGCGTCGACCGCGCCCGCACCCTGAACCCGTTCGCGGCCCTGCTGCGCGCCGGCGTACCCCTGGCGTTCGGCTCCGACAGCCCGGTCACGGCCCTCGACCCCTGGGGCACCGTCCGCGCGGCGGCCTTCCATCGCACGCCGGAGCACCGGGTCTCCGTGCGCGCCGCGTTCACGGCGCACACGCGGGGCGGCTGGCGGGCGATCGGGCGGGACGACGCGGGGGTCCTGGTGCCGGGCGCCCCCGCGGACTACGCGGTGTGGCGCACCGGCGAACTCGTCGTCCAGGCTCCCGACGACCGTGTCGCCCGCTGGTCCACCGACCCCCGTTCGGGCACCCCTGGCCTGCCCGACCTGAGCCCCGGCTCCGACCTGCCCGTCTGCCTGCGGACCGTGGTCGCGGGGCGAACGGTTTTCGTACGGCCGGGCGAGTGA
- a CDS encoding Lrp/AsnC family transcriptional regulator, which translates to MEELDRQIVQLLVADGRMSYTDLGKATGLSTSAVHQRVRRLEQRGVIRGYAAVVDPEAVGLPMTAFISVKPFDPSAPDDIAERLAGVPEIEACHSVAGDENYILKVRVATPHELEELLARLRSLAGVSTRTTVVLSTPYEARPPRI; encoded by the coding sequence ATGGAGGAGCTGGACCGACAGATCGTGCAGCTGCTCGTCGCGGACGGGCGGATGAGCTACACCGACCTGGGCAAGGCCACGGGCCTGTCCACGTCGGCGGTGCATCAGCGTGTGCGCCGACTCGAGCAGCGTGGCGTCATCCGGGGCTATGCCGCGGTCGTGGACCCGGAGGCCGTGGGGCTGCCGATGACCGCGTTCATCTCGGTCAAACCGTTCGACCCCAGCGCCCCCGACGACATCGCCGAACGCCTCGCCGGCGTCCCGGAGATCGAGGCCTGCCACAGCGTCGCCGGCGACGAGAACTACATTCTCAAGGTCCGCGTGGCGACCCCGCACGAGCTGGAGGAACTCCTCGCGAGACTGCGCTCCCTCGCGGGCGTCTCGACCCGCACGACCGTGGTCCTGTCGACCCCGTACGAGGCCAGGCCCCCGAGGATCTGA
- a CDS encoding RNA polymerase-binding protein RbpA, with amino-acid sequence MSERALRGTRLVVTSYETDRGIDLAPRQAVEYACEKGHRFEMPFSVEAEIPPEWECKVCGAQALLVDGDGPEEKKAKPARTHWDMLMERRTREELEEVLEERLAVLRSGAMNIAVHPRDSRKSA; translated from the coding sequence ATGAGTGAGCGAGCTCTTCGCGGCACGCGCCTCGTGGTGACCAGCTACGAGACGGACCGCGGCATCGACTTGGCTCCGCGCCAGGCCGTGGAGTACGCATGCGAGAAGGGGCACCGCTTCGAGATGCCCTTCTCGGTCGAGGCGGAGATTCCGCCGGAGTGGGAGTGCAAGGTCTGCGGGGCCCAGGCACTCCTCGTGGACGGCGACGGCCCTGAGGAAAAGAAGGCCAAGCCCGCGCGTACGCATTGGGACATGCTGATGGAGCGGCGCACCCGTGAGGAGCTCGAAGAGGTCCTCGAAGAGCGCCTGGCGGTTCTCCGCTCCGGCGCGATGAACATCGCGGTACATCCGCGAGACAGCCGCAAGTCCGCCTGA
- a CDS encoding glycerophosphodiester phosphodiesterase, whose protein sequence is MTALIRHPYLDHPGPIAFAHRGGAADGLENTTAQFRRAVESGYRYIETDVHATRDGKLAAFHDATLDRMTDGAGRIADLTWREIRHARVAGVEPVPLFEELLEEFPDVRWNVDVKAEPALHPLLNLIARTDSWDRVCVGSFAESRVARAQRLAGPRLATSYGTSGVLALRLRSWGVPATVRRSAVAAQVPESHAGVPVVDHRFVRAAHARGLQVHVWTVNEPQRMHRLLDLGVDGIMTDHIDTLRKVLEDRGTWV, encoded by the coding sequence GTGACCGCCCTCATACGCCACCCCTACCTCGACCACCCGGGCCCGATCGCCTTCGCCCACCGGGGCGGAGCGGCCGACGGCCTGGAGAACACCACGGCCCAGTTCCGGCGGGCGGTGGAGTCGGGCTACCGCTACATCGAGACCGACGTCCACGCCACGCGCGACGGCAAGCTCGCCGCCTTCCACGACGCGACCCTGGACCGGATGACCGACGGGGCCGGTCGGATAGCCGACCTGACGTGGAGGGAGATCCGCCACGCGCGCGTGGCGGGCGTCGAACCGGTCCCCCTCTTCGAGGAGCTCCTCGAAGAGTTCCCCGACGTCCGCTGGAACGTCGACGTCAAGGCGGAGCCCGCGCTGCACCCGCTGCTCAATCTGATCGCCCGTACCGACTCCTGGGACCGGGTCTGCGTAGGCTCCTTCGCCGAGTCCCGAGTGGCCCGCGCCCAGCGCCTCGCCGGTCCGCGCCTGGCCACCTCGTACGGCACGAGCGGCGTGCTGGCGCTGCGGCTGCGGTCGTGGGGTGTCCCCGCCACGGTGCGCCGCTCGGCGGTCGCCGCGCAGGTGCCCGAGTCGCACGCCGGGGTGCCCGTGGTCGACCACCGTTTCGTACGGGCGGCCCACGCGCGCGGGCTGCAGGTGCACGTCTGGACCGTGAACGAACCGCAACGCATGCACCGGCTCCTGGACCTGGGTGTCGATGGCATCATGACCGATCACATCGACACGCTGCGCAAGGTGCTGGAGGACCGGGGGACCTGGGTCTGA
- a CDS encoding ankyrin repeat domain-containing protein, with protein sequence MSEAPDPEVVELATKIFDLARRGETEALVAYVDAGVPADLTNDRGDSLVMLAAYHGHADAVRALLARGGEADRVNDRGQTPLAGAVFKGEESVIRVLLDGGADPAAGTPNAVDTARMFGKTELLELFAAH encoded by the coding sequence ATGAGCGAAGCCCCCGACCCGGAGGTCGTGGAGCTGGCGACCAAGATCTTCGATCTGGCCCGGCGGGGCGAGACCGAGGCGCTCGTGGCGTACGTCGACGCGGGTGTGCCGGCCGACCTCACCAACGACCGCGGCGACTCGCTCGTGATGCTCGCCGCGTACCACGGTCACGCCGACGCCGTACGGGCCCTCCTGGCCCGCGGCGGCGAGGCCGACCGCGTCAACGACCGCGGCCAGACCCCTCTCGCGGGGGCGGTTTTCAAGGGCGAGGAGAGTGTCATCCGGGTCCTCCTGGACGGCGGGGCCGACCCGGCCGCGGGCACTCCGAACGCGGTCGACACCGCCCGCATGTTCGGCAAGACGGAACTGCTCGAACTGTTCGCGGCACACTGA
- the fxsA gene encoding FxsA family membrane protein, with protein MTTGVPSSTHPARPRRSRLRTFLPLGVAAWLVLEIWLLTVVAGAAGGFTVFLLLVAGFVGGSAVVKRAGRRAFRALSETLQQQQGGAAAAGPGSDSGSGSGKSEGNGFLMLGGLLLMLPGLVSDAVGLVLLIPPVQKALGRYTERTFERKIRAAGAGTFGDAFQQARMHRPDGKVVQGEVIRDDAGAGEGSSEGPRPPLNR; from the coding sequence ATGACGACTGGCGTTCCGTCCTCGACCCACCCCGCCCGGCCCCGGCGTTCCCGGCTGCGCACGTTTCTGCCGCTGGGCGTCGCCGCGTGGCTGGTGTTGGAGATCTGGCTGCTCACGGTGGTCGCGGGCGCGGCCGGCGGGTTCACGGTCTTCCTGCTGCTCGTCGCCGGTTTCGTCGGGGGCTCGGCAGTGGTCAAGCGGGCCGGGCGGCGGGCGTTCCGGGCGTTGTCCGAGACGCTGCAACAACAGCAGGGCGGGGCGGCCGCTGCCGGTCCCGGCTCCGACTCCGGCTCTGGCTCCGGGAAGAGTGAGGGCAACGGCTTCCTGATGCTGGGGGGCCTGTTGCTGATGCTGCCGGGGCTGGTCTCGGACGCGGTGGGGCTGGTGCTGCTGATTCCGCCGGTGCAGAAAGCGTTGGGACGCTATACGGAGCGGACCTTCGAGCGGAAGATCCGTGCGGCCGGTGCGGGGACCTTCGGGGACGCCTTTCAGCAGGCGCGTATGCATCGGCCTGACGGGAAGGTCGTACAGGGGGAGGTCATCCGGGACGACGCGGGTGCCGGGGAGGGCTCGTCGGAGGGGCCTCGTCCTCCGCTGAATCGCTGA
- a CDS encoding MFS transporter — translation MGTDTVRTDAADEAAGRRREQRGWYFYDWACSVYSTSVLTVFLGPYLTEVAKAAADPDGYVHPLGIPVRAGSFFAYSVSLSVILAVVIMPLVGAAADRTGRKKPLLAATAYVGAAATAGMFFLDGERYLLGGALLVVANAAQSVAMMLYNSYLPQIAPPEERDAVSSRGWAFGYAAGSLVLVANLILFTAHDSFGISEGMAVRICLASAGLWWGAFTLIPLNRLRDRRRPAGESAGAEGATAPGLRQLAATVRDMRRHPLTLSFLLAYLVYNDGIQTVISQASVYGSEELDLEQSTLIVAVLLVQILAVGGALGMGRLSRRYGAKRTILGSLVAWTLILAAGYFLPASAPLWFFVLASGIGLVLGGSQALSRSLFSHLVPPGKEAEYFAAYEMSDRGMSWLGPLLFGVTYQLTGSYRDAIISLVAFFVLGFALLTRVPVRRAISDAGNPVPDRI, via the coding sequence GTGGGCACCGACACCGTGCGGACGGACGCGGCCGACGAGGCCGCGGGCAGACGGCGCGAACAGCGCGGCTGGTACTTCTACGACTGGGCCTGCTCCGTCTATTCGACCAGCGTCCTGACCGTGTTCCTCGGCCCCTATCTGACCGAGGTCGCCAAGGCCGCCGCCGACCCGGACGGCTACGTCCACCCGCTGGGCATACCGGTCCGCGCCGGCTCCTTCTTCGCGTACTCGGTGTCCCTGTCGGTGATCCTGGCCGTGGTGATCATGCCGCTGGTGGGCGCGGCCGCCGACCGTACGGGCCGCAAGAAGCCGCTCCTGGCCGCGACCGCCTATGTCGGCGCCGCCGCGACGGCGGGGATGTTCTTCCTGGACGGCGAGCGCTATCTGCTCGGCGGCGCCCTGCTGGTCGTGGCGAACGCGGCGCAGTCCGTGGCGATGATGCTCTACAACTCCTACCTGCCCCAGATCGCACCGCCCGAGGAACGCGACGCCGTCTCCTCCCGGGGCTGGGCCTTCGGCTACGCGGCCGGCTCCCTGGTCCTGGTCGCGAATCTGATCCTCTTCACCGCCCACGACTCCTTCGGCATCTCCGAGGGCATGGCCGTCCGCATCTGTCTGGCTTCGGCGGGCCTGTGGTGGGGCGCCTTCACCCTGATCCCGCTGAACCGCCTGCGCGACCGGCGCCGCCCGGCCGGAGAGTCCGCGGGGGCCGAGGGCGCGACAGCCCCGGGACTGCGTCAACTGGCCGCGACCGTCCGTGACATGCGGCGCCACCCGCTGACCCTGAGCTTCCTCCTCGCCTACCTCGTCTACAACGACGGCATCCAGACGGTGATCTCCCAGGCCTCGGTGTACGGCTCCGAGGAACTCGACCTGGAGCAGTCCACGCTCATCGTGGCCGTGCTGCTGGTGCAGATCCTGGCGGTGGGGGGCGCCCTCGGCATGGGCCGGCTCTCCCGCCGCTACGGCGCCAAGCGCACGATCCTCGGCTCCCTGGTCGCCTGGACCCTGATCCTCGCCGCCGGCTACTTCCTCCCGGCGAGTGCCCCGCTGTGGTTCTTCGTCCTCGCCTCGGGCATCGGTCTGGTCCTCGGCGGCAGCCAGGCCCTGTCCCGCTCCCTCTTCTCCCATCTCGTCCCGCCGGGCAAGGAGGCCGAGTACTTCGCCGCGTACGAGATGAGCGACCGCGGCATGAGCTGGCTGGGCCCACTGCTGTTCGGCGTGACCTATCAGCTGACCGGAAGTTATCGAGACGCGATCATCTCGCTGGTGGCCTTCTTCGTCCTGGGATTCGCCCTGCTCACGAGGGTCCCGGTGCGCCGGGCGATCAGCGACGCGGGCAATCCCGTGCCGGACAGGATTTAG
- a CDS encoding polyprenol monophosphomannose synthase yields the protein MNDGDGTLAAQGQERRFGPLGTALVIIPTYNEAENIKAIVGRVRKAVPDAHVLVADDNSPDGTGKLADELAVEDDHVQVLHRKGKEGLGAAYLAGFRWGMENGYGVLIEMDADGSHQPEELPRLLTALKGADLVLGSRWVPGGRVVNWPRSREFISRGGSLYSRVLLDVPVRDVTGGYRAFRRETLEGLGLDEVASQGYCFQVDLARRAIKAGYHVVEVPITFVERELGDSKMSRDILVEALWRVTAWGVGERVGKVLGRDGKKA from the coding sequence GTGAACGACGGCGACGGGACCCTCGCGGCTCAAGGCCAGGAGAGGCGGTTCGGCCCGCTCGGCACGGCCTTGGTGATCATCCCGACCTACAACGAGGCGGAGAACATCAAGGCGATCGTGGGCCGGGTGCGCAAGGCCGTTCCCGACGCGCACGTCCTGGTGGCCGACGACAACAGCCCCGACGGCACCGGCAAGCTCGCCGACGAGCTGGCTGTCGAGGACGATCACGTCCAGGTGCTGCACCGCAAGGGCAAGGAAGGGCTCGGCGCGGCCTATCTCGCGGGCTTCCGCTGGGGCATGGAGAACGGCTACGGCGTCCTCATCGAGATGGACGCCGACGGCTCGCACCAGCCCGAGGAACTGCCGCGGCTGCTCACCGCGCTCAAGGGAGCCGACCTCGTCCTCGGCTCCCGCTGGGTGCCGGGCGGGCGCGTGGTGAACTGGCCCAGATCCCGCGAGTTCATCTCCCGCGGCGGCAGCCTCTACTCCCGAGTGCTGCTCGACGTCCCCGTCCGTGACGTCACCGGCGGCTACCGGGCGTTCCGCCGCGAGACCCTCGAAGGACTGGGCCTCGACGAGGTCGCCTCCCAGGGGTACTGCTTCCAGGTCGACCTCGCCCGCCGCGCGATCAAGGCGGGCTACCACGTCGTCGAGGTGCCCATCACCTTCGTCGAGCGCGAGCTGGGCGACTCCAAGATGAGCCGCGACATCCTCGTCGAGGCGCTGTGGCGGGTCACGGCGTGGGGCGTGGGGGAGCGGGTCGGCAAGGTGCTGGGACGGGACGGCAAGAAGGCCTGA